The following proteins are encoded in a genomic region of Halalkalicoccus subterraneus:
- a CDS encoding primary-amine oxidase — MAQVETPTVEHPLDPLTEAEINSTTEILQESQKIGSTFGFYSYQPVEPSKEEVETWDGGSVDRDVLVVLRDFQEKTTYEATVSLPDGEVTSWERLPDAQPHIPGEDIFEAEEAVRQSEEWQEAAKKRGVENFDLAIVDPWPINSSEFVPDGLEGRRLARGLSWIAESKEDNAYARPIEGVHAFVDLDEMEVVEVVDNGVVDEDSPLPPEDANYKPDLIDTRDDREHLDVIQPEGTSWEVDGREVEWQGWKFRVGWTDREGLVLHNIRFDDNGDTRKILHRASTSAMAVPYGDVDPNHNWKNAFDISEFNVGRMVNSLTEGCDCLGEMYYFDAVTNDRDGNVLEIPNAICMHEEDDGLLWKHTEWRQEDQTEVRRRRRLVVSQIATVYNYDYAFYWYFYQDGRIEAEMRLTGIDSNGVVPQGTTADDTDGFYEVVAPQVKTSIHQHHFNFRLDFDVDGETNSAFEIHNEPVDDIAWTHEESDNTGGQGWYADETLLETEQEARMDIDPLRDRYWKIVNPNETNSYGYNTGYTLHPATNVASPMQSGSPAQRRAGFLENNFWVTPYNEDEMFADGDYPNQNDNPHGLREWTKADRNIEQEDLVAWYTLGVNHRTRPEDWPVLPVEIASFEIAPEGFFDENPSIHVPPEPDACGSESASADDD, encoded by the coding sequence ATGGCACAAGTAGAAACTCCCACGGTCGAGCATCCACTGGACCCACTGACCGAAGCAGAGATCAACTCCACGACCGAAATTCTCCAAGAAAGCCAAAAGATCGGTAGTACCTTCGGATTCTATAGCTACCAACCGGTCGAGCCTTCGAAAGAAGAAGTTGAAACCTGGGATGGTGGTTCAGTCGATAGGGACGTTTTAGTCGTACTTCGGGATTTTCAGGAAAAGACAACGTATGAAGCAACCGTTTCACTCCCTGACGGTGAAGTAACGTCTTGGGAACGTCTCCCAGATGCTCAGCCGCATATTCCTGGTGAAGACATCTTCGAAGCTGAAGAGGCGGTTAGACAAAGCGAAGAGTGGCAAGAAGCGGCGAAAAAACGTGGCGTTGAAAACTTCGATCTTGCAATCGTTGATCCGTGGCCGATCAACAGCAGTGAATTCGTTCCTGACGGGCTTGAAGGCCGACGCCTTGCACGTGGCCTCTCTTGGATCGCTGAAAGTAAAGAGGATAACGCGTACGCACGACCTATTGAAGGAGTCCACGCCTTCGTTGACCTTGATGAAATGGAAGTCGTAGAAGTCGTCGACAATGGTGTGGTCGACGAGGACAGCCCGCTGCCGCCCGAGGACGCAAACTACAAACCAGACTTAATCGACACACGAGACGATCGGGAGCACCTCGATGTGATTCAACCGGAGGGAACAAGCTGGGAAGTTGACGGCCGAGAAGTCGAGTGGCAAGGATGGAAATTCCGTGTCGGCTGGACTGATCGTGAAGGGCTTGTCCTGCACAACATCAGGTTCGATGACAACGGGGATACTCGAAAAATCCTCCATCGTGCGTCTACATCGGCCATGGCGGTTCCGTATGGCGATGTTGATCCCAACCACAACTGGAAAAACGCCTTTGACATCAGTGAGTTCAATGTCGGCCGAATGGTGAACTCGCTCACCGAGGGTTGTGATTGTCTAGGTGAGATGTATTACTTCGATGCAGTTACGAACGATCGGGACGGGAATGTCTTAGAGATTCCCAACGCGATCTGCATGCACGAAGAAGATGATGGGTTGCTGTGGAAGCATACGGAGTGGCGTCAAGAAGACCAGACAGAAGTGCGCCGGCGGCGGCGACTTGTTGTCTCACAAATCGCTACTGTCTATAACTACGACTACGCGTTCTACTGGTACTTCTATCAAGATGGGCGTATAGAAGCCGAAATGCGCCTCACTGGGATCGACTCGAATGGAGTCGTGCCCCAAGGAACGACGGCGGATGACACAGATGGATTCTATGAGGTGGTTGCCCCGCAGGTCAAGACTTCGATCCACCAACATCACTTCAATTTCCGGCTTGATTTCGACGTCGACGGTGAAACGAATTCAGCATTCGAAATCCATAATGAGCCCGTCGACGACATTGCTTGGACCCACGAAGAATCGGACAATACGGGAGGCCAAGGCTGGTATGCTGACGAAACATTGCTGGAAACCGAGCAGGAAGCACGGATGGATATCGATCCATTGCGGGATCGATATTGGAAGATCGTCAATCCAAATGAGACGAACTCGTATGGCTATAATACCGGATACACACTCCATCCGGCCACCAACGTCGCCTCACCGATGCAGTCAGGATCACCCGCCCAAAGACGCGCTGGCTTTCTCGAGAACAATTTCTGGGTGACTCCCTACAATGAAGATGAGATGTTCGCGGATGGGGACTACCCGAATCAAAACGATAATCCTCACGGTCTGCGAGAATGGACGAAGGCGGATCGCAATATCGAACAAGAGGATCTCGTCGCCTGGTACACACTAGGGGTCAATCACCGCACACGGCCCGAAGATTGGCCTGTCCTACCGGTAGAGATCGCCAGCTTCGAGATCGCTCCCGAAGGATTCTTTGATGAGAATCCATCGATCCACGTTCCACCAGAACCCGATGCTTGTGGATCAGAATCGGCAAGTGCAGATGATGACTGA
- a CDS encoding DUF5134 domain-containing protein encodes MLAIVWMSNIGLLGEWLRWLWIVVYAVVTVVHLSHAIDTDCRQVWHSNHVVMAVGMGYMFLPTRLKAVSDEMWQIAFIMIAATIVVWVLHLWATHRMIDFLWMVSLFDVLAMIYMFAFPEAAIAPLTYLLVVYFILETIVWMGGVFEYTGQWGRLLPVVIRSRLYSRLIFHEPLVGGSSGRERMTLSAMAAGMAYMFIIMQSGM; translated from the coding sequence ATGCTTGCTATTGTCTGGATGAGCAATATTGGACTTCTGGGTGAGTGGCTACGATGGCTATGGATAGTGGTGTACGCAGTCGTTACGGTCGTTCACCTATCGCACGCGATTGATACTGATTGCCGGCAGGTGTGGCATTCCAATCACGTTGTAATGGCTGTCGGGATGGGATACATGTTTCTCCCTACACGCCTGAAGGCGGTGTCTGATGAGATGTGGCAGATAGCATTCATTATGATCGCAGCAACCATCGTTGTGTGGGTACTGCATTTGTGGGCCACTCACCGGATGATTGACTTCCTCTGGATGGTCTCACTATTCGATGTATTGGCAATGATCTATATGTTCGCGTTTCCAGAGGCAGCGATTGCGCCGCTCACTTACCTCCTCGTTGTTTATTTCATCTTAGAAACAATAGTATGGATGGGCGGAGTGTTTGAGTACACTGGACAATGGGGTAGATTGCTACCGGTAGTAATCCGTTCTCGCTTGTACTCCCGACTTATTTTCCACGAACCGCTGGTTGGTGGTAGCTCAGGCAGAGAGCGTATGACACTCAGTGCGATGGCAGCCGGGATGGCATATATGTTCATTATCATGCAGAGTGGCATGTAA
- a CDS encoding C45 family autoproteolytic acyltransferase/hydolase has translation MSQVKTGLRGLQLTGTPYERGVTHGTEFADEIATNVEIYLDIFEYKGTDEDTVYEQAEEFIPLIEEENEEYSEEMRGVAEGSGLSLKDITVLNARYEVMYSAFKQAADEVDEASPDACTAFAAQPEITADGHTYLGQNWDWMPGLETFVMDIRRDDKPNMVAMTEAGIVGGKIGVNEHGLGMTLNGLVTAKDGENPFRKPYHVRFREVLDAERMDSAIAPLITKDRACSGNVIVAHEEGEMVNLEIAPETANYLYPQDHLLTHANHVEDRSSMNSEFEKLIPDTLCRAPRLKRLLSKHAGEIDSDVLTESLQDHFGRPNSICRHPNEADPELDQLQTNGSYVMDLTERRLLGTAGPPCENEYKEFSAA, from the coding sequence ATGTCGCAAGTGAAAACCGGTCTTCGAGGCCTACAATTAACTGGAACGCCGTACGAACGTGGCGTAACACACGGCACCGAGTTCGCAGACGAAATCGCGACCAACGTCGAAATCTACCTCGATATTTTTGAGTATAAAGGGACGGACGAAGACACCGTCTACGAACAAGCCGAAGAGTTCATCCCACTCATAGAGGAAGAGAACGAAGAATATTCGGAGGAAATGAGAGGAGTTGCTGAGGGGAGTGGGCTATCCTTGAAGGACATTACTGTATTAAACGCACGATACGAAGTAATGTATAGTGCGTTTAAACAGGCTGCTGACGAAGTTGACGAAGCGAGTCCAGACGCATGTACTGCGTTCGCCGCTCAGCCTGAAATAACGGCTGACGGACATACGTATCTCGGTCAAAACTGGGATTGGATGCCTGGTCTCGAAACGTTCGTCATGGACATTCGTCGAGACGATAAACCGAACATGGTAGCCATGACCGAAGCCGGGATCGTCGGCGGCAAAATCGGCGTCAACGAGCACGGTTTGGGAATGACGCTCAATGGGCTGGTTACCGCAAAGGATGGCGAAAATCCGTTTCGCAAACCATACCACGTCCGATTTAGGGAAGTACTGGACGCCGAACGAATGGACAGTGCAATTGCACCCCTGATCACAAAAGACCGGGCGTGTTCTGGAAATGTTATTGTTGCACACGAAGAGGGTGAAATGGTCAATCTCGAGATTGCACCAGAGACGGCGAATTATCTGTATCCGCAAGATCACCTGCTAACACATGCAAATCACGTCGAAGACCGGAGTTCCATGAACAGTGAGTTCGAGAAACTGATTCCAGACACGCTCTGTCGAGCTCCGCGTCTCAAAAGACTTCTTTCAAAACACGCCGGAGAGATCGATAGCGATGTTCTCACTGAGAGTCTCCAAGATCACTTCGGACGGCCGAATAGTATCTGCCGTCATCCAAACGAAGCTGACCCAGAACTGGATCAGCTCCAGACGAATGGTAGCTACGTGATGGATCTAACCGAGCGCCGTCTGCTCGGTACTGCCGGGCCACCATGCGAGAACGAATACAAGGAGTTTAGCGCCGCATAA
- a CDS encoding polysaccharide deacetylase family protein — protein MAETNATVALGFDFDAVSIWLHSFDFLESPTKHSRGVYGAEVGTPRMLDLLDKLEIPATWFIPGHTIDSFPEACGEIHDRGYDIQHHGWKHTNPANFETREDEKADGERAIESIRDLTGEKPTGYRSPYWDYSKHTLGIIQELGMEWDSSLMGNDFEPYYVRENWSANPDEPYDPGEETDILEIPVSWHRDDWPPFQFILGADSQGGAPDEEQVFGMWKAQFDWMYDNVDNGIFALTMHPQVIGQPPRPLYVEELVRHMQSKPGVEFKTFEEIAAERR, from the coding sequence ATGGCAGAAACAAACGCGACGGTAGCACTTGGATTCGACTTCGATGCAGTATCGATTTGGCTACATAGCTTCGATTTTCTTGAAAGCCCAACAAAGCATTCGAGGGGTGTGTATGGGGCCGAGGTTGGCACACCACGGATGCTAGATCTCCTCGATAAATTAGAGATCCCTGCAACGTGGTTCATTCCCGGACACACTATCGACAGTTTTCCGGAAGCCTGTGGTGAGATACACGATAGAGGCTACGACATCCAACACCACGGGTGGAAGCATACAAACCCCGCAAATTTCGAGACACGGGAGGATGAGAAGGCGGATGGGGAACGTGCAATTGAATCGATCCGTGATCTTACTGGAGAAAAACCGACCGGCTATCGTTCCCCCTACTGGGACTACTCAAAACACACGCTAGGGATCATTCAAGAACTCGGGATGGAGTGGGACTCCAGTTTGATGGGAAATGATTTCGAACCGTATTATGTCCGCGAGAACTGGAGTGCAAACCCGGATGAGCCGTACGATCCTGGAGAAGAGACCGACATTCTTGAGATTCCGGTCTCTTGGCACCGAGACGATTGGCCTCCGTTCCAGTTCATTCTTGGCGCCGATTCCCAAGGCGGTGCACCCGATGAGGAGCAAGTCTTCGGAATGTGGAAGGCCCAGTTTGACTGGATGTACGACAACGTCGATAACGGAATTTTTGCGCTCACAATGCACCCACAGGTAATTGGTCAACCTCCACGTCCCCTCTATGTAGAGGAACTCGTTCGCCATATGCAGTCGAAGCCCGGTGTAGAGTTCAAAACGTTCGAGGAGATCGCTGCCGAACGGAGGTAA
- a CDS encoding DUF7563 family protein, producing MPQCDGCGQHVTADFHRVFADNDGTLYGCPDCLSATAIKNGKATGH from the coding sequence ATGCCCCAGTGTGACGGGTGTGGCCAGCACGTGACCGCCGATTTCCACCGCGTCTTCGCTGACAACGACGGGACGCTCTATGGCTGTCCCGACTGTCTGAGTGCGACGGCAATCAAGAACGGGAAAGCAACTGGCCACTGA
- a CDS encoding transcriptional regulator FilR1 domain-containing protein, translated as MQRESIPVATLEEERTATNPLNGEQFIVRVAINELIDSTCWDILRALDGTASTPTGIENQGIVSRQTASEHLAAFSRHGLINQKPSTPLEYTLTYGGVFVLEAVQDCLSEISREQLSFLTRSSRPLQLLRTLRTRPATRSELTTPGEDSPSSVTIWRALQAFVEYGWCETDSGSYALTSSGEHALSVYEELLTLGEQAIEKAPFLQRLSTTWSDFPTHALTDAELVASEPISPGLVVESALKLCDPQTREFRILTSVFNPTLFDGYHKLLKLGVVLEPIVDASVYEMICANDDFHYLLDNSAYERYTLSRLENSLTLGIGLYDERKIAVGTYNEVGDGNHIAVLISEHEDLIEWGTNIYETYREKALPPAESDY; from the coding sequence ATGCAACGAGAGTCGATTCCAGTAGCTACACTCGAGGAGGAACGCACCGCAACAAATCCCCTCAACGGTGAGCAGTTCATCGTTCGTGTCGCAATCAACGAACTCATCGATTCGACGTGCTGGGATATCCTGCGTGCGCTAGATGGAACCGCGTCAACCCCAACTGGCATTGAAAATCAGGGGATTGTGTCCCGACAGACTGCTTCAGAGCACCTCGCAGCGTTCTCACGGCACGGGCTCATCAATCAGAAACCATCGACACCACTCGAATATACCCTCACATATGGAGGAGTGTTTGTCCTAGAGGCTGTCCAAGACTGTCTTTCGGAGATCTCTCGCGAGCAGCTTTCATTCCTGACTCGGTCATCCCGACCGCTCCAACTACTACGAACACTGCGAACGCGTCCTGCGACACGGAGCGAACTCACGACGCCAGGTGAAGATTCACCATCCAGTGTTACAATCTGGCGTGCCTTGCAAGCGTTTGTGGAATACGGGTGGTGTGAGACGGACTCAGGCTCGTACGCTCTCACCTCGTCTGGAGAACATGCCCTCTCTGTCTACGAGGAGTTGCTTACGCTGGGCGAGCAGGCTATTGAGAAGGCACCCTTCTTACAGCGCCTCTCGACAACGTGGAGTGACTTTCCGACACACGCTCTCACTGATGCGGAGCTCGTCGCATCGGAACCAATCTCTCCTGGGCTCGTTGTCGAGTCTGCACTCAAACTGTGTGATCCACAAACGCGAGAATTCCGTATTCTCACGTCAGTATTCAATCCAACCCTGTTTGACGGGTATCACAAGTTGCTGAAACTAGGTGTCGTCTTAGAACCGATTGTCGATGCCTCTGTCTACGAGATGATTTGTGCCAATGACGACTTCCACTATCTCCTCGATAATTCTGCATACGAACGTTATACGCTCTCGCGACTCGAGAATTCACTCACTCTTGGTATTGGACTGTATGATGAGCGGAAGATCGCGGTCGGGACATACAATGAAGTCGGTGATGGCAATCATATTGCCGTACTCATTAGTGAACACGAGGATTTGATCGAGTGGGGAACGAATATCTACGAGACATACCGAGAGAAGGCTCTCCCGCCTGCTGAATCGGATTATTAA
- a CDS encoding geranylgeranylglycerol-phosphate geranylgeranyltransferase yields MAVDERVRGVLELTRPVNALVAGILTFTGAFIAQGSELVGSAESVTIAALVTVLATGAGNAINDYFDREVDQITNPERPLPRGAVTPRTTLLFSAILFILAGGLSLTLPPIAIAIALINIGLLVIYTPLLKGLPGVGNAAIAYLGGSAFLFGGAAVESLTAPGILFAIATLATFSREVIKDVEDLAGDQENDLKTLPIVIGTHRALVGAAVVLCLMALLIPLPYLYGTLGRLYLVLVVPATLAMLYAGWISFTDPTRGQSVLKYGTFLTAAAFIGGRLATIT; encoded by the coding sequence ATGGCGGTTGATGAGCGCGTTCGTGGGGTACTCGAACTCACTCGACCAGTAAATGCACTCGTCGCTGGAATACTGACGTTCACTGGGGCGTTTATCGCACAAGGGAGTGAGCTCGTTGGTAGTGCTGAATCCGTCACTATCGCAGCCCTCGTAACGGTTCTCGCAACAGGAGCAGGGAACGCAATCAATGACTATTTCGACAGAGAGGTTGACCAAATCACAAATCCGGAGCGACCACTTCCGCGTGGCGCAGTTACGCCTCGAACGACACTTCTGTTCAGTGCAATACTCTTTATCCTTGCTGGGGGACTGTCACTGACTCTCCCGCCAATTGCGATCGCGATAGCGCTCATAAATATTGGTCTTCTGGTGATCTACACACCTCTCTTGAAGGGATTACCAGGAGTCGGGAATGCTGCCATAGCCTATCTCGGCGGGAGTGCATTTTTATTCGGTGGAGCCGCCGTCGAGAGCCTCACAGCTCCTGGGATACTATTCGCCATAGCAACACTGGCAACCTTTTCTCGAGAAGTTATCAAGGACGTAGAGGATCTCGCTGGTGATCAGGAAAACGATCTCAAGACGCTTCCAATCGTGATCGGAACGCATCGGGCACTTGTGGGTGCTGCTGTCGTCCTTTGTCTGATGGCTCTGCTGATACCACTCCCCTATCTCTATGGCACACTTGGAAGGCTGTATCTCGTACTTGTCGTGCCAGCAACCCTCGCAATGCTGTATGCTGGTTGGATCAGCTTTACCGATCCAACGAGAGGACAATCGGTGCTGAAGTATGGGACATTTCTCACGGCTGCGGCCTTCATCGGTGGCCGGCTAGCAACAATCACATAA
- a CDS encoding DUF7577 domain-containing protein yields the protein MVSSSQLLAILFIGLLWYGLSQYYLRRWKQESDNGGTSLRSVTQPQSSPLNQAISDPPSSRLCRACHTKNDLFYTYCKHCISELPRSDKPPP from the coding sequence ATGGTATCGTCTAGCCAACTACTCGCGATTCTCTTTATCGGCCTACTTTGGTACGGCCTCAGTCAGTACTATCTCAGGCGGTGGAAACAAGAGAGCGACAACGGAGGCACTTCGTTACGTTCAGTGACTCAGCCACAATCGTCTCCCCTTAATCAAGCTATATCAGACCCCCCATCAAGTAGACTGTGCCGAGCATGCCACACAAAAAATGATCTCTTCTATACATATTGTAAGCACTGTATCAGCGAACTTCCTAGATCCGACAAACCACCGCCATGA
- a CDS encoding DUF7344 domain-containing protein translates to MTRPKPTESSIIETTLSLDTVLELLANQRRRFALYAVVDLTDDLIEFEMLIEEVATLEAACAQTALTREQYQDVAADLYHWHLPVLADVELIDFDTRDELVRYWPHHVLETWVARVRQDELVHRE, encoded by the coding sequence ATGACTCGGCCTAAGCCTACAGAGAGCTCCATAATCGAAACAACTCTTTCACTGGATACAGTCTTGGAGCTACTAGCGAATCAACGCCGACGATTCGCGCTCTATGCGGTAGTCGATTTGACTGACGATCTCATCGAGTTTGAGATGCTTATTGAGGAAGTCGCAACTCTCGAAGCAGCATGCGCACAGACAGCACTCACTCGTGAGCAGTACCAAGACGTGGCTGCCGATCTGTACCACTGGCACCTCCCTGTTCTTGCTGATGTCGAACTCATTGATTTCGATACGCGAGACGAACTAGTCCGATATTGGCCCCATCACGTCCTCGAAACGTGGGTCGCCCGCGTAAGACAGGACGAACTAGTACACCGAGAGTAG
- a CDS encoding helix-turn-helix domain-containing protein, whose amino-acid sequence MTVDEPDNALRLSLKIWHPDCWTTHVTEQIDIGILSYGIYTTVDDHATSLCTFYADDQTTIDEAIDFVRNSPPVCSVAEMSLDYDTGSVASPGNATQEVLVEQDGGTQITQAFTSRGFVFEPVHSTDGFEYWTLLTNHNKEQIRAVLDTIREEKNAEITVRKITSAASITDNSRLPLYELSQRQREVFELAREWGYYDWPKQCSARALATELGIATSTLHEHLHKVEAKLLDPPPK is encoded by the coding sequence ATGACTGTTGATGAGCCCGACAATGCGCTTCGGCTGTCACTGAAGATTTGGCACCCTGATTGCTGGACAACCCACGTCACTGAACAGATCGATATCGGAATTCTCAGCTACGGGATATACACAACGGTGGACGATCATGCAACAAGTCTCTGTACGTTTTATGCGGATGATCAAACAACGATCGACGAGGCGATCGATTTCGTTCGAAACTCGCCACCTGTCTGTTCTGTCGCCGAAATGAGTCTCGATTACGATACCGGTTCAGTCGCGTCACCGGGGAACGCAACCCAGGAAGTGCTTGTCGAGCAGGACGGCGGGACGCAGATCACGCAGGCGTTCACCTCGCGCGGATTTGTCTTCGAACCAGTTCACTCCACAGATGGCTTCGAGTATTGGACACTGTTAACAAACCATAACAAAGAACAGATTCGGGCTGTCCTCGATACCATCCGTGAGGAGAAAAACGCAGAGATTACCGTTAGAAAAATCACCTCAGCAGCCTCGATAACCGACAATAGTCGCCTCCCGCTTTACGAACTCTCACAGCGACAGCGTGAGGTCTTTGAACTCGCTCGTGAGTGGGGATATTACGATTGGCCGAAGCAGTGTTCAGCACGTGCATTGGCTACGGAGTTGGGAATCGCAACCTCGACTCTGCACGAACACCTTCACAAGGTGGAGGCGAAGCTACTTGATCCCCCACCGAAGTGA
- a CDS encoding DMT family transporter, with protein MDSRQYGTIALFVGLAAAWGSSFVAINAGLEYFPPILYAALRFELAALVMLVYTIVRANRLRPNGLAEWLHILTSGIFIYGGYHALLFVGQQYVTSAVAAILVSTAPILTIGFAHVLLADERVAVAGILGIVVSFVGVALVARPDISGVLSGGSQGELLIVAAAVSTAIGSVFVQRYPVDLSLESRQAWAMVLGAIELQAISLGRSESIASIQWSPEAIGVLAYLVVVPTVIGFLAYFALLDRLGSIETNLIEYVTPVFAALIGWLWLGEEIDTMSLLGFLVILFGFALLKYETLRGEFLQCCRFLSS; from the coding sequence ATGGACTCCAGACAATACGGAACGATAGCACTATTTGTCGGCCTCGCAGCCGCGTGGGGATCGTCGTTCGTCGCGATCAACGCCGGGCTTGAGTATTTCCCGCCGATTCTCTATGCGGCGCTTCGATTCGAACTCGCGGCACTAGTTATGCTCGTCTACACTATCGTCCGCGCGAATCGACTCCGCCCGAACGGGTTGGCCGAGTGGCTGCACATCCTTACGAGCGGCATCTTCATCTATGGGGGATATCACGCATTGCTCTTCGTTGGCCAGCAGTACGTTACGAGCGCCGTCGCGGCGATTCTCGTCTCTACTGCGCCGATTCTAACGATCGGGTTTGCTCACGTACTCTTGGCCGACGAGCGGGTTGCTGTCGCCGGAATACTTGGAATCGTCGTCAGTTTTGTCGGCGTTGCGCTCGTTGCGCGTCCCGACATTAGCGGGGTCCTCTCAGGTGGTTCACAGGGAGAACTCTTGATCGTCGCAGCGGCGGTGTCAACCGCCATAGGATCGGTTTTCGTTCAGCGCTATCCGGTCGATCTGTCTCTTGAATCGAGACAGGCGTGGGCAATGGTGCTCGGTGCGATCGAACTGCAGGCGATCAGCCTCGGGCGCTCGGAATCAATTGCGTCGATCCAGTGGTCTCCCGAAGCGATTGGTGTCCTCGCGTATCTCGTTGTGGTTCCCACCGTCATTGGATTCCTTGCATACTTTGCATTGCTCGACAGACTGGGATCAATCGAAACGAACCTCATTGAGTACGTGACACCGGTTTTTGCCGCACTGATCGGCTGGCTTTGGCTTGGCGAGGAGATTGACACGATGTCGCTCCTCGGATTTCTGGTTATTCTCTTTGGATTCGCACTACTCAAATATGAGACTCTGCGGGGCGAATTCCTGCAGTGCTGCCGGTTCCTCTCATCGTAG
- a CDS encoding group I truncated hemoglobin: MSTNEPLFDRLGGQDAIETVVDDFYDRVLNDEQVAHHFEETDTTALRAHQAQFISAVTGGPVDYDGADMYDAHEGMGITDDEFDAVAEHLDTALEMNDVPKSDRQQVLTEIDSYRSDIVGA; the protein is encoded by the coding sequence ATGAGTACTAACGAACCACTGTTCGATCGCTTGGGTGGTCAAGACGCTATTGAAACCGTCGTGGATGATTTCTATGATCGAGTGTTAAATGATGAGCAAGTTGCGCACCATTTCGAGGAGACGGATACGACTGCTCTCCGAGCCCACCAGGCACAGTTCATCTCGGCTGTAACTGGTGGCCCGGTTGACTACGATGGTGCCGATATGTACGACGCTCATGAAGGGATGGGGATCACAGATGACGAATTCGATGCCGTTGCAGAGCATTTAGATACAGCTCTCGAGATGAACGACGTTCCCAAATCGGATCGTCAACAGGTTCTAACAGAAATCGACAGCTATCGGTCAGATATTGTCGGCGCGTAG
- a CDS encoding HPP family protein yields the protein MVRQRVGTSLYAGFLFTVLGLVAWASGQPFVFPSLGPSAFILAFDRRGERTRTYRIVGSHLIGGVVGLTAYTVLAAGISITATHAAFSPNGLRLAGSGVLSIIVTSWGMIATDTNHAPACATTLIVSLGLLSTPLQVAIIVISVVILVEVHAIVLHLFERVTSDSQ from the coding sequence ATGGTACGGCAGAGAGTCGGAACAAGTCTGTATGCGGGCTTTTTGTTTACTGTCTTAGGACTTGTTGCCTGGGCAAGCGGACAGCCGTTTGTTTTCCCCAGCCTTGGTCCGTCAGCGTTTATTCTTGCATTTGATCGACGAGGTGAACGTACCCGAACCTATCGTATCGTTGGGAGCCATCTTATCGGCGGTGTCGTAGGATTAACAGCTTATACAGTCCTCGCGGCTGGTATCTCAATCACAGCGACTCATGCTGCATTTTCGCCTAATGGGCTCCGCCTTGCAGGGAGTGGAGTTCTCTCCATTATCGTGACGAGCTGGGGAATGATTGCAACGGATACCAATCATGCGCCAGCGTGCGCAACGACATTGATTGTCTCGCTAGGGCTACTCTCAACGCCACTGCAAGTTGCGATTATCGTTATCAGTGTCGTTATCCTTGTGGAAGTCCACGCAATCGTCCTCCATCTCTTTGAGCGAGTGACTAGTGATTCACAGTAG
- a CDS encoding universal stress protein yields MDQRILVPYDGSDASKTALERALEENPDAEITVLNVLDSTNRAYSGVQASGAESLNDAQREEAEELFQQAKNHAADYDMTIQTAVQVGTPGEVIVEYAQENNIDHIIMGSHGRSGLSRIVVGSVAETVIRNSPLTVTIAR; encoded by the coding sequence ATGGATCAGCGAATCCTCGTCCCATACGACGGGTCGGATGCATCAAAGACAGCACTCGAACGTGCCTTAGAGGAAAATCCTGATGCCGAAATTACCGTCCTTAACGTCCTTGATTCGACAAATCGTGCCTATAGTGGGGTTCAAGCTAGTGGGGCTGAAAGTCTCAATGACGCTCAGCGTGAAGAAGCTGAAGAACTGTTCCAGCAGGCTAAAAATCACGCTGCCGACTACGATATGACCATTCAAACTGCCGTTCAAGTCGGTACTCCAGGCGAGGTAATCGTCGAATATGCCCAGGAGAACAACATCGATCATATCATCATGGGGAGCCACGGTCGTTCAGGTCTCTCACGGATCGTTGTTGGGAGTGTCGCCGAAACAGTGATCCGGAATTCACCGCTGACGGTAACGATCGCTCGATAG